A section of the Roseivirga sp. BDSF3-8 genome encodes:
- a CDS encoding DUF418 domain-containing protein, which translates to MIWLRAFRFGPVEYVWRAVTYRCWPRMLKEPATPKQFV; encoded by the coding sequence ATGATATGGCTCAGAGCCTTCCGGTTCGGGCCGGTAGAGTATGTGTGGCGCGCCGTTACTTACCGGTGTTGGCCCCGGATGCTAAAAGAACCAGCTACACCCAAGCAGTTCGTTTGA
- a CDS encoding helix-turn-helix domain-containing protein, which translates to MFARYERDEMKPSIETAKKLADALEVSLDYLVGEGDLKVLDKKTFQRLEDIDKLSEADKQNIFYTLDNLIKAAKLRAL; encoded by the coding sequence GTGTTTGCCAGGTATGAGAGGGATGAGATGAAGCCCAGCATTGAGACGGCCAAGAAGCTGGCCGATGCTTTGGAAGTATCGTTGGATTACCTGGTAGGTGAAGGAGATTTAAAAGTGCTGGATAAAAAAACGTTTCAACGCCTAGAAGATATTGACAAGCTGTCGGAAGCCGATAAACAGAACATTTTCTATACGCTCGATAATTTGATCAAAGCAGCAAAACTGAGAGCTCTATAA